A window of the Bacteroides thetaiotaomicron VPI-5482 genome harbors these coding sequences:
- a CDS encoding hybrid sensor histidine kinase/response regulator transcription factor, with protein sequence MKRARLLLISLFNYCILVAQPTYQIKHYSVNDGMSQGIVQTIIQDKKGFLWFGTWNGLNKFDGYTFKNYKTSYKDGYILNTNRISQIAETKYGDIWCQAYDGRVYMFDNQTEKFIDILGSVAETMITNNYADHIYTLSKGISWITFQNECAAIRIDDQLCKQGKGITLYSSFKQNLKGDKIYTVFEDSEGDEWILTNKGISIIGKKQVDSDFPFQYIKEADGIIYLVSQSDKLASYNFKTRQFKFIEIPYHVSMINEVKKFDSNTLLLATDNGLIIYKIKEKEFQLIDIRTSTQPSNVVQSVYQDHYKELWIFPQTTGVIRYNPSTKEMQHLFTPADEVIRYERKNKNVIFEDRQHTLWVLPPEGNLSYYDRENKELKPMLKDSNNPKSVFSPLVRFYTLDNQGNCWLTSTRGIYKLSFFPHTYNLVHIDNGFETRAFLCDNEKRLWVSSKAQMIRVYQPDGQLEGYLTPQGKISKDKQSFTSVYCFLEDHEGNIWIGTKENGIYLLKKKSPDSYSVQQFTHQPNMPYSLSGNSVYSIFQDSHKRIWIGCYGGGINLLTYNKDGKTEFIHSDNELKNYPTGYASKVRHISEAPGGVLLIGTTNGLLTFSNQFERPEEIKFYRNCCESGISTSLSGNDVMHTYTDKQKRTYIASFTGGISQIVSKNLLSNKIEFKTYTTDDGLASDLVQAMQEDQQGNLWILSENAISKFDAQRKTFENYGLNSLHQEFSFSEAAPVINARNQIVFGTDKGFIEISSKEMQKSSYVPPIVFTGLKVQGQSSVIAIDDLEELRLTPSQRNVTFQFAALDYVDSKEIRYAYRLKGLEEEWHDGDKNRSASYINLPNGKYKLQIKSTNSDGVWMDNIRTLSINVLPTFWETGWAWLLYVILFVLFTGSIVYVLFYIYRLRHQVDIEQQLSNIKLRFFTDISHELRTPLTLISSPVNEVLENEDLSATAREHLTVVQKNAERMLRLMNQILDFRKIQNQKMKVLVEKTDLIPLLEKVMINFRLIAEEKKINFRLASELKSIYAWIDRDKFEKIFFNLISNAFKYTPAEKAITIEVTKQTDKVTISVVDEGIGIEPTKLRTLFQRFETLAQQNMLQPSSGIGLSLVKEMVDMHHGTIKVTSEPEAGSRFIVTLPLQKEVFEQDSQVEFILNDSQSPTTHPDSSLQTEKRAEAEDKEDMENNTAPDTLTILVVEDNEELKAFLKNILSENYTVITASNGKEGLQHAVDNIPDLIISDVMMPVMDGLEMIRQIKENNNICHIPIIVLSAKASLDDRIAGLEQGIDDYITKPFSATYLKTRIASLLRQRKSLQEIYMAKLTEGKEIAVAEALTPSQPQITPYDEQFMQKVMEFIEEQMDNAELTIDEFAEHLMLSRTIFYRKLKSIIGLTPVDFIREVRIKRAAQLIDSGEYNFSQVAYMTGFNDPKYFSKCFKKVVGITPSEYKEKNK encoded by the coding sequence ATGAAACGCGCCCGGCTCCTTCTTATTTCTCTTTTTAACTATTGCATATTAGTGGCCCAGCCTACCTATCAGATCAAGCATTATTCCGTCAATGACGGAATGTCTCAAGGAATAGTACAGACGATCATACAAGACAAAAAAGGATTTCTATGGTTCGGCACATGGAACGGGCTGAATAAATTCGACGGATATACATTCAAAAACTATAAGACATCTTACAAAGACGGCTATATTCTGAATACCAACCGGATCAGTCAGATAGCGGAAACGAAATATGGGGATATCTGGTGCCAAGCCTATGACGGACGGGTGTATATGTTCGACAATCAGACAGAGAAGTTCATCGACATTTTAGGTTCAGTAGCAGAAACGATGATAACGAATAATTATGCCGACCATATTTATACCCTTTCCAAAGGAATCTCATGGATCACCTTTCAAAACGAATGTGCCGCCATCCGCATAGATGACCAACTTTGCAAACAGGGGAAAGGAATCACTCTGTACAGTTCCTTCAAACAAAACTTGAAGGGAGACAAGATATATACCGTTTTCGAAGATTCCGAAGGAGATGAATGGATACTGACCAACAAAGGAATTTCTATCATAGGAAAGAAGCAGGTAGACAGCGATTTCCCGTTCCAATATATTAAAGAAGCGGATGGAATTATTTATCTGGTTTCCCAATCGGACAAATTGGCCTCTTACAACTTTAAGACCAGACAATTCAAATTCATAGAGATTCCTTATCATGTTTCGATGATTAACGAAGTCAAGAAGTTTGACTCCAATACACTTTTGCTGGCTACAGATAACGGACTGATTATTTATAAGATAAAAGAAAAAGAATTCCAGTTGATTGATATACGCACATCAACGCAACCTTCCAACGTCGTACAGTCAGTTTATCAAGACCATTACAAGGAACTATGGATATTCCCCCAAACGACAGGAGTGATCCGTTATAATCCATCCACCAAGGAAATGCAGCATTTGTTCACACCGGCCGACGAAGTGATCAGATATGAACGGAAAAATAAGAATGTGATCTTTGAAGACCGGCAACACACGTTATGGGTTCTCCCCCCGGAAGGGAATCTGTCTTATTATGACCGTGAAAACAAAGAACTGAAACCCATGCTGAAGGACAGCAACAATCCGAAGTCTGTTTTCAGTCCGCTCGTCCGCTTTTACACACTGGACAATCAGGGTAACTGCTGGCTGACCAGTACACGTGGCATTTACAAATTGTCCTTCTTTCCACATACCTATAATCTGGTGCATATTGACAATGGATTCGAGACCCGCGCTTTTTTATGCGACAATGAAAAGAGGCTGTGGGTTTCTTCGAAGGCACAGATGATCAGAGTGTACCAACCGGACGGACAGTTGGAAGGCTATCTGACGCCACAAGGAAAAATAAGCAAAGATAAACAGAGTTTTACAAGCGTATATTGCTTTCTTGAAGACCATGAAGGCAATATCTGGATAGGAACAAAGGAAAACGGCATTTATCTGTTAAAGAAAAAGTCGCCGGATTCCTATTCCGTACAACAATTCACTCATCAACCGAATATGCCATACAGCTTGAGTGGCAACAGTGTATATTCCATTTTTCAAGATAGCCATAAACGTATCTGGATAGGCTGCTATGGCGGAGGAATCAATTTGCTAACCTACAATAAGGACGGTAAGACAGAATTTATACACAGCGATAATGAGTTGAAGAATTACCCGACCGGCTACGCTTCGAAAGTCCGCCACATATCCGAAGCGCCGGGCGGTGTGCTGTTAATAGGAACCACCAACGGATTACTGACTTTCTCCAATCAATTTGAGAGACCGGAAGAAATCAAGTTTTATCGTAATTGTTGCGAGTCAGGAATAAGTACCAGCCTGAGCGGAAATGATGTGATGCATACATACACCGACAAGCAAAAACGAACCTATATAGCCAGCTTTACGGGAGGCATCAGCCAAATCGTATCCAAGAACCTGCTCAGCAACAAGATTGAGTTCAAGACATATACAACGGATGACGGACTGGCTTCGGACTTGGTACAAGCCATGCAGGAAGATCAACAAGGCAACTTATGGATTCTTTCGGAAAATGCCATTTCTAAATTCGACGCTCAAAGAAAGACTTTCGAGAATTACGGGCTTAACTCTCTGCACCAGGAATTTAGCTTCTCAGAAGCGGCACCGGTGATCAACGCTCGAAATCAAATCGTATTCGGTACAGACAAGGGATTCATTGAGATTTCTTCCAAAGAGATGCAGAAAAGTTCCTATGTCCCTCCCATTGTCTTTACCGGTTTGAAAGTGCAGGGACAATCTTCTGTCATCGCCATTGACGATCTGGAAGAATTACGCCTCACCCCCTCTCAGCGTAATGTTACTTTCCAGTTTGCGGCACTCGATTATGTCGATTCCAAAGAAATCCGTTACGCATACCGACTGAAAGGACTGGAAGAAGAGTGGCACGACGGGGACAAGAACCGTTCTGCCAGCTACATCAACTTGCCGAATGGCAAATATAAACTGCAAATCAAATCCACCAACAGCGACGGAGTATGGATGGACAATATCCGCACTTTATCCATCAACGTACTGCCCACTTTCTGGGAGACGGGCTGGGCATGGCTGCTCTACGTTATTCTCTTCGTTCTCTTTACGGGCAGTATCGTATATGTACTTTTTTATATTTATCGGTTGCGCCACCAAGTGGATATCGAGCAACAACTATCCAATATCAAGCTCCGTTTCTTTACTGACATATCTCATGAACTCCGGACACCGCTGACTCTGATCAGCAGTCCGGTCAATGAAGTTCTGGAAAATGAAGACTTATCCGCCACAGCCCGTGAGCACTTGACTGTGGTACAAAAGAATGCCGAACGTATGCTACGTCTCATGAATCAGATTCTGGACTTCCGTAAGATACAGAATCAGAAGATGAAAGTGCTGGTGGAGAAGACAGACCTGATTCCACTTCTTGAAAAAGTAATGATCAACTTCCGCTTGATTGCAGAAGAAAAGAAGATTAATTTCCGGTTGGCAAGCGAACTTAAATCAATATATGCATGGATAGACCGCGATAAGTTTGAAAAGATATTCTTTAATCTGATATCCAACGCATTCAAATATACACCGGCTGAGAAGGCGATTACAATAGAAGTGACAAAACAAACAGATAAAGTGACAATCTCTGTGGTGGATGAAGGCATCGGAATTGAACCGACTAAACTGCGTACTTTGTTCCAGCGCTTCGAAACGCTGGCACAGCAGAATATGCTCCAACCGTCTTCCGGCATCGGTCTGTCATTGGTAAAGGAAATGGTCGATATGCATCACGGTACAATCAAAGTAACGAGCGAGCCGGAAGCAGGAAGCCGTTTCATAGTAACTCTGCCTCTTCAAAAAGAAGTCTTCGAACAAGACAGTCAGGTGGAATTTATTCTGAATGACAGTCAAAGTCCGACTACTCATCCGGACAGCAGCCTCCAGACTGAAAAAAGAGCAGAAGCGGAAGACAAAGAAGATATGGAGAATAATACGGCTCCGGATACGCTTACTATATTGGTGGTTGAGGACAATGAGGAACTGAAAGCTTTCTTAAAAAACATCTTATCTGAGAATTATACTGTTATCACCGCTTCGAACGGAAAAGAAGGATTGCAACACGCAGTTGATAATATCCCCGATCTTATCATCAGTGACGTAATGATGCCGGTTATGGACGGTCTGGAGATGATTCGGCAAATCAAAGAAAACAATAACATCTGCCACATTCCCATTATTGTATTATCGGCAAAAGCCTCTTTGGATGACCGGATTGCCGGACTGGAGCAAGGTATAGATGACTATATCACAAAACCTTTCAGCGCCACATATCTGAAAACACGTATCGCTTCACTGCTCCGCCAACGCAAATCCTTGCAGGAAATCTATATGGCCAAACTGACGGAAGGAAAAGAAATAGCTGTCGCAGAAGCTCTTACCCCATCGCAACCGCAGATTACTCCCTACGACGAGCAATTCATGCAAAAGGTAATGGAGTTCATAGAAGAACAGATGGATAATGCCGAACTGACCATCGACGAATTTGCAGAGCATCTGATGCTCAGCCGCACCATCTTCTATCGGAAACTGAAGTCCATCATCGGACTGACTCCTGTAGACTTCATACGTGAAGTACGCATCAAACGTGCAGCACAGCTAATAGACAGCGGGGAATATAATTTCTCACAGGTAGCCTATATGACCGGTTTCAATGACCCGAAGTATTTCAGTAAATGCTTCAAGAAGGTAGTAGGTATCACGCCTTCCGAATATAAAGAGAAGAATAAATAA
- a CDS encoding FprA family A-type flavoprotein, giving the protein MEQKTRIKGNVHYVGVNDRNKHRFEALWPLPYGVSYNSYLIDDEMVALVDTVDICYFEVYLRKIKQVIGERPINYLIINHMEPDHSGSIRLIKQHYPDIIIVGNKQTFGMIEGFYGVTGEQYLVKDGDFLALGKHMLRFYMTPMVHWPETMMTFDETDGILFSGDGFGCFGTVDGGFLDTRINVDKYWGEMVRYYSNIVGKYGSPVQKALQKLGGLPITTICSTHGPVWTENISRVIGIYDRLSRYDADEGVVIVYGSMYGNTEQMAEAIAAELSAQGIRNIVMHNVTKSHPSYILADIFRYKGLIVGSPTYSNQIFPEVESLLSKILVRELKGRYLGYFGSFTWAGAAVKRMAEFAEKSKFELVGDPVEMKQAMQDITYTQCENLARAMADRLKKDR; this is encoded by the coding sequence ATGGAACAGAAAACAAGAATTAAAGGAAATGTCCACTATGTGGGAGTAAATGACCGTAATAAACACCGTTTTGAGGCGTTATGGCCGTTGCCCTATGGAGTTTCGTATAACTCTTATTTGATTGATGATGAAATGGTGGCGTTGGTGGATACTGTAGATATCTGTTATTTTGAAGTCTACTTGCGCAAGATCAAGCAAGTAATCGGCGAACGTCCTATTAACTATTTGATTATAAATCACATGGAGCCGGATCATTCGGGCTCCATCCGATTGATTAAACAACACTATCCGGATATTATTATTGTCGGCAATAAGCAAACCTTCGGCATGATTGAAGGATTCTACGGTGTTACCGGCGAGCAATATCTGGTGAAAGACGGAGACTTCCTTGCATTAGGCAAGCATATGCTTCGTTTCTATATGACTCCGATGGTGCACTGGCCCGAAACGATGATGACATTTGATGAAACGGACGGAATCCTTTTCTCAGGTGACGGATTCGGATGCTTTGGCACTGTAGACGGAGGATTTCTGGATACCCGTATCAATGTAGATAAGTACTGGGGTGAAATGGTGCGTTACTACTCCAATATCGTTGGCAAATACGGTAGTCCGGTACAGAAAGCCCTGCAAAAATTGGGAGGACTGCCTATCACTACCATTTGCTCTACACACGGACCGGTATGGACAGAGAATATTTCCAGGGTGATCGGTATCTACGACCGTCTGAGCCGTTATGATGCGGACGAAGGTGTGGTTATCGTATATGGCAGTATGTATGGAAATACGGAACAGATGGCGGAAGCTATTGCTGCGGAACTCTCAGCACAGGGAATCAGGAATATTGTGATGCACAATGTGACGAAGAGTCATCCTTCTTATATCCTTGCAGATATTTTCCGTTATAAAGGATTGATTGTCGGTTCTCCGACATACAGTAATCAGATATTCCCGGAAGTGGAATCGTTATTGTCTAAGATTCTGGTTCGCGAACTCAAAGGACGTTATTTGGGATACTTCGGTTCCTTCACCTGGGCAGGAGCTGCTGTGAAGCGTATGGCTGAATTTGCGGAAAAGAGTAAGTTCGAACTGGTAGGCGATCCGGTAGAGATGAAACAGGCGATGCAGGATATTACTTATACCCAGTGTGAGAACCTGGCACGTGCGATGGCGGACCGCTTGAAAAAAGACCGCTAA
- a CDS encoding glycoside hydrolase family 28 protein, with product MNGILKKDLRVVLTGVMIFISYQVYSNPESGTKEQGDVYRNLPFSMPEVSQPSFPDYEVNIRDFGALSDGVTLNTEAINNAIKAVSSKGGGKVIIPEGLWLTGPVVLLSNVNLYAEKNALIVFSSDTSLYPIIDTSFEGLDTKRCQSPISAMNAENIAITGNGVFDGAGDRWRPVKKDKMTERQWKNLVSSGGKVDENGKVWYPDAGALKASVLMTGQNNGQKEITDEEWTYMKSWLRPVMLSIVKSKRILLEGVTFKNSPGWCIHPLSCESLTLNDVKVFNPWYSQNGDALDVESCKNVLVTNCFFDAGDDAICLKSGKDEDGRRRGEPCENVIIKNNTVLHGHGGFVIGSEMSGGVRNVYVSGCSFVGTDVGLRFKSTRGRGGVVENIFIDNINMIDISNDALTMDLYYAVNDFPETPIPDVNEETPVFRNIYISNVLCRGAERAVYFNGLPEMPLKNIFIKNMTVTNAKKGIVINQASQVNMENIKVEDPEAPGIQIKNATGIIINGKEYKKDSGKMLLSGNQRN from the coding sequence ATGAATGGAATTTTGAAAAAGGATTTGAGAGTTGTGCTGACAGGTGTTATGATATTTATATCATATCAGGTTTATTCAAATCCGGAAAGTGGAACAAAAGAACAGGGAGACGTATACAGGAATCTTCCGTTTTCAATGCCTGAAGTGAGCCAACCTTCCTTTCCCGATTATGAGGTTAATATCCGTGATTTCGGCGCACTCAGCGATGGTGTGACCTTGAACACAGAGGCGATAAACAATGCAATCAAGGCGGTAAGTTCCAAAGGAGGGGGGAAAGTTATCATACCCGAAGGATTATGGTTGACGGGGCCCGTCGTACTTTTGAGTAACGTTAATCTATATGCCGAGAAGAATGCTCTCATTGTATTTAGCAGCGATACATCTCTATATCCCATTATCGACACTTCTTTCGAAGGGCTGGACACTAAGCGCTGCCAATCGCCGATTTCGGCAATGAATGCTGAAAATATAGCCATCACCGGCAATGGTGTTTTCGATGGGGCAGGAGATAGATGGCGTCCGGTCAAGAAAGACAAGATGACGGAACGGCAATGGAAAAATCTGGTGAGTTCGGGTGGTAAAGTGGATGAGAACGGAAAAGTATGGTATCCTGATGCGGGTGCTTTGAAAGCCTCTGTACTTATGACCGGACAAAATAACGGGCAGAAAGAAATAACCGATGAAGAGTGGACTTACATGAAAAGCTGGTTGCGCCCTGTCATGCTGAGTATAGTAAAGAGCAAACGGATTCTGCTGGAAGGGGTGACTTTCAAGAACTCACCGGGCTGGTGTATCCATCCTTTGTCTTGCGAATCTTTGACTTTGAACGATGTGAAGGTGTTCAATCCCTGGTATTCGCAAAATGGCGATGCGCTGGATGTGGAGTCGTGTAAAAACGTACTGGTCACTAATTGTTTTTTTGATGCGGGGGATGATGCTATCTGTCTGAAATCGGGTAAAGATGAGGATGGACGCAGGCGGGGAGAACCTTGTGAGAATGTGATTATTAAGAATAATACGGTTTTGCATGGGCATGGCGGATTTGTAATCGGCAGTGAAATGTCCGGTGGTGTCCGGAATGTATACGTATCGGGCTGTTCTTTCGTGGGCACAGATGTCGGTTTGCGGTTTAAGAGTACCCGCGGACGTGGTGGCGTAGTGGAGAACATTTTCATAGATAATATTAACATGATTGATATTTCCAATGATGCTCTGACGATGGATTTGTATTATGCTGTCAATGACTTTCCGGAAACTCCGATACCGGATGTGAATGAGGAAACTCCTGTTTTCAGGAACATTTATATTTCAAATGTTCTTTGCAGAGGTGCGGAACGGGCAGTATATTTCAACGGGCTGCCGGAAATGCCTCTTAAGAATATCTTTATCAAAAACATGACTGTAACTAATGCCAAGAAAGGTATTGTAATCAATCAGGCTTCTCAGGTGAATATGGAGAATATCAAAGTGGAGGATCCTGAGGCTCCGGGCATACAGATAAAAAATGCTACAGGCATTATTATTAACGGGAAAGAATATAAAAAGGATTCCGGAAAAATGCTGCTTTCCGGAAATCAGCGGAATTAA
- a CDS encoding TIGR01212 family radical SAM protein (This family includes YhcC from E. coli K-12, an uncharacterized radical SAM protein.), whose translation MSYQIQYNDFPTFLRKHFPYKVQKISLNAGFTCPNRDGTKGWGGCTYCNNQTFNPDYCRTEKSIATQLEEGKCFFAHKYPEMKYLAYFQAYTNTYAELEGLKRKYEEALQVDGVVGLVIGTRPDCMPEELLQYLEELNRHTFLMVEYGIESASDETLRRINRGHTYADTVEAVQRTAACGILTGGHVILGLPGETHDTMVEQAGILSALPLSTLKIHQLQLIRGTRMAHEYEENPEGFHLFTEVDEYIDLVIDYVEHLRPDLVLERFVSQSPKELLIAPDWGLKNYEFVTRLQKRMKERGAYQGKKYRDSEKRVIFAEDNFTTE comes from the coding sequence ATGTCTTATCAAATACAATATAATGATTTCCCAACCTTTCTGCGAAAACATTTTCCTTACAAAGTGCAGAAAATATCATTAAATGCCGGTTTTACTTGTCCTAATCGGGATGGGACGAAGGGATGGGGCGGTTGTACGTATTGCAATAACCAGACTTTCAACCCGGACTATTGCCGGACGGAAAAGTCGATTGCTACCCAACTGGAGGAGGGGAAATGTTTCTTTGCCCATAAATATCCGGAGATGAAATATCTGGCGTATTTCCAGGCATATACCAATACTTATGCAGAACTGGAAGGACTGAAACGTAAATATGAAGAGGCGTTGCAGGTAGACGGGGTAGTAGGATTGGTGATCGGTACGCGTCCGGATTGTATGCCGGAAGAACTGCTTCAGTATCTGGAAGAACTGAACCGCCATACATTCCTGATGGTGGAATATGGCATTGAGAGTGCCAGTGATGAGACATTGCGGCGTATCAATCGCGGACATACGTATGCGGATACGGTAGAGGCTGTTCAGCGTACCGCCGCCTGTGGCATACTGACGGGCGGGCACGTCATCCTCGGTCTTCCGGGAGAGACACATGATACAATGGTAGAGCAGGCAGGAATCCTTTCCGCGCTTCCTTTGTCCACACTCAAAATTCATCAGTTACAGTTGATTCGTGGTACTCGCATGGCGCATGAATACGAAGAGAATCCGGAAGGTTTTCATCTGTTTACGGAAGTGGACGAATATATTGACCTGGTGATTGACTATGTAGAGCATCTCCGCCCGGATCTGGTATTGGAACGTTTTGTTTCGCAGTCTCCCAAAGAATTGCTGATTGCTCCGGACTGGGGACTGAAGAATTATGAATTTGTAACTCGTTTGCAAAAAAGAATGAAAGAAAGGGGAGCTTATCAAGGTAAGAAGTACAGGGATTCAGAAAAAAGAGTTATTTTTGCGGAAGATAACTTCACCACAGAATAA
- the nagB gene encoding glucosamine-6-phosphate deaminase: MRLIIQPDYQSVSQWAAHYVAAKIKAANPTPEKPFVLGCPTGSSPLGMYKALIDLNKKGIVSFQNVVTFNMDEYVGLPKEHPESYYSFMWNNFFSHIDIKKENTNILNGNAPDLDAECARYEEKIKSYGGIDLFMGGIGPDGHIAFNEPGSSLTSRTRQKTLTTDTIIANSRFFDNDINKVPKTALTVGVGTVLSAKEVMIIVNGHNKARALYHAVEGSITQMWTISALQMHEKGIIVCDDAATEELKVGTYRYFKDIEAGHLDPESLIK; this comes from the coding sequence ATGAGACTTATTATTCAGCCGGACTATCAGTCCGTATCTCAGTGGGCTGCACATTACGTTGCCGCAAAAATAAAAGCTGCCAACCCAACTCCGGAAAAACCTTTTGTATTGGGCTGTCCTACGGGATCTTCACCTCTGGGTATGTATAAAGCTTTGATCGATTTAAATAAGAAAGGAATCGTTTCTTTCCAGAACGTCGTAACATTTAATATGGATGAATATGTAGGCTTGCCGAAAGAACATCCGGAAAGCTATTACTCTTTTATGTGGAATAACTTCTTCAGCCATATCGATATCAAAAAGGAAAATACGAATATCCTGAACGGTAATGCTCCCGACCTGGATGCAGAATGTGCACGCTACGAGGAAAAGATTAAGTCTTATGGTGGCATCGACCTTTTCATGGGTGGCATTGGTCCAGACGGACACATCGCATTCAACGAACCGGGTTCTTCACTGACTTCCCGTACCCGTCAGAAAACGCTGACTACGGATACAATCATTGCGAACTCCCGTTTCTTTGACAACGATATTAACAAAGTTCCGAAGACAGCTCTGACTGTTGGTGTAGGCACTGTGCTTTCTGCTAAAGAAGTGATGATTATCGTAAATGGTCACAATAAGGCCCGCGCATTATATCATGCAGTAGAAGGTTCTATCACTCAGATGTGGACTATCAGTGCTTTGCAGATGCACGAAAAGGGTATTATCGTTTGTGACGATGCTGCTACGGAAGAGTTGAAAGTAGGTACTTACCGTTACTTCAAGGATATCGAAGCAGGTCATCTGGATCCGGAATCATTGATTAAGTAA
- a CDS encoding RagB/SusD family nutrient uptake outer membrane protein, with protein MKKKNFLYTGTLALGMFMSGCSDSFLDMNNYGAYDDFNSETKITWYLAGLYQTSFENYTSPTSQYLGLYTSYAQDFNEFTDEMWGITSTSRIDPSTQYSTIDDIKTQTDASSGKSYDPLFAGYFGKALGSSVTNNAYTRIRNCNILLRDIDASSVSQDTKDKAKGQALFLRAMQLFDLVRMYGCVPIVTTVLNAEVTDAGLPRASVTQCVEQIVKDLTDAAALLPDEWGTNDYGRLTRGGALAYKSRVLLFYASPIFNKNWNDPGNLRWQKALEATQNAISGITASGLDGVTDAASWSKILADDDNEHSNRETLVVRLLAKESNSSLGYKNNRWEKNIRLSSQGGSGGKGAPIELIDVFPMADGTLPDAAHQVTEGSLRFMENRDPRFYQTFAFNGLKWGHKDVTNDTVWAYRWRTSESTTSGFAYSEGVNITSPVFVRKMSGLNTASANNYEASGVHIYDFRYAELQLNLAECYAATNQIDLCKQAIGKLRARVGIPSTNNYGLDTYVFDRASALAACLRERQVELAYEGKRYWDIWRWMLYDGGRGEAMQLSTTNTCSFLGVTPLTERYRTAKYVDVKDGYTPGSKDVLSELRKNIFADPESADFQKQLKEVADFWESNFQYGEPNVQPDKNNSNEWIKIGWRSNYYIMGLSKDILDNNSWLGQTKGWTDQNGAAGTIDWQDDETLTID; from the coding sequence CAAGTTTTGAAAACTATACATCTCCGACGTCTCAGTATTTGGGATTGTATACTTCTTATGCGCAGGATTTTAACGAATTCACGGATGAGATGTGGGGAATCACGTCTACCAGCCGGATTGACCCGAGTACGCAATATTCGACCATTGATGATATAAAAACACAGACAGATGCTTCCAGCGGTAAAAGTTACGACCCGTTGTTTGCCGGTTATTTCGGCAAGGCACTAGGTTCAAGTGTTACGAACAATGCTTATACGCGTATACGTAACTGCAATATCCTGCTTCGTGACATTGATGCTTCCTCGGTTTCGCAGGATACCAAAGATAAGGCAAAAGGGCAAGCCCTCTTTTTACGTGCCATGCAGTTGTTTGATTTGGTTCGTATGTATGGTTGCGTACCTATTGTGACAACAGTGCTGAATGCTGAGGTGACCGATGCCGGACTGCCAAGAGCCTCTGTGACCCAATGTGTGGAACAGATTGTGAAAGACCTGACCGATGCGGCCGCTTTGTTGCCGGATGAATGGGGAACAAACGATTACGGACGTCTCACACGTGGCGGAGCATTGGCATACAAGAGCCGTGTGTTATTATTCTATGCCAGCCCCATCTTTAATAAGAATTGGAATGATCCGGGCAACCTTCGTTGGCAAAAAGCCCTGGAAGCTACTCAGAACGCTATTTCCGGTATTACTGCCAGTGGATTGGACGGTGTGACGGATGCTGCAAGCTGGAGTAAAATATTGGCGGATGACGATAATGAACATTCTAACAGAGAAACATTAGTTGTCCGACTATTGGCTAAGGAAAGCAACTCGTCATTAGGTTACAAGAATAATCGCTGGGAGAAGAATATCCGTTTGAGTTCTCAAGGAGGAAGCGGTGGAAAAGGTGCTCCTATTGAGTTGATCGATGTATTCCCTATGGCTGACGGTACACTTCCTGATGCCGCTCATCAGGTTACCGAAGGTAGTTTGCGCTTTATGGAAAACCGTGATCCGCGTTTCTACCAGACATTTGCCTTTAATGGTTTGAAGTGGGGACATAAAGATGTCACCAATGATACGGTCTGGGCTTATCGTTGGCGAACTTCGGAGTCAACTACCAGCGGCTTTGCCTATAGTGAAGGAGTAAATATAACCAGTCCGGTATTCGTACGTAAGATGAGTGGACTCAATACTGCTTCTGCCAACAACTACGAAGCTTCGGGAGTGCATATCTATGATTTCCGTTATGCGGAATTGCAATTGAATCTTGCCGAGTGTTATGCGGCAACCAATCAGATTGATTTATGTAAACAGGCAATCGGGAAATTGCGTGCGCGGGTTGGGATTCCTTCCACTAATAATTACGGTTTGGATACTTATGTGTTTGACCGGGCATCGGCGTTGGCTGCCTGTTTGCGTGAACGTCAGGTCGAACTGGCATATGAAGGCAAAAGATATTGGGATATTTGGCGTTGGATGCTTTATGATGGAGGACGGGGAGAAGCTATGCAGTTGAGTACCACTAATACCTGTTCATTCCTGGGAGTAACTCCGTTGACCGAAAGATATCGTACAGCTAAATATGTGGATGTAAAAGATGGATATACTCCAGGCAGTAAAGATGTGTTGTCGGAACTGCGTAAGAATATATTTGCAGACCCTGAATCTGCCGATTTCCAGAAGCAACTTAAAGAAGTGGCTGATTTTTGGGAGTCTAATTTCCAGTACGGGGAGCCCAATGTGCAACCTGATAAGAACAACAGCAATGAATGGATTAAGATCGGATGGCGATCTAATTATTATATAATGGGTCTGTCAAAAGATATTTTGGACAATAACTCCTGGCTCGGACAGACCAAAGGCTGGACAGACCAAAATGGTGCTGCCGGAACTATAGATTGGCAAGATGATGAAACTCTGACCATAGATTAA